In the genome of Meles meles chromosome 16, mMelMel3.1 paternal haplotype, whole genome shotgun sequence, one region contains:
- the LOC123926589 gene encoding uncharacterized protein LOC123926589: protein MDRSLHQIFQHLECARSSLKKLCLPESQDVISSSTSSVLVAQKPVLPCCGCKKAKHSTKDSSSFGSLCNNSCLSHLPVFSEGTTWQLRSHSLPILPKTQSSMFRNKGTPLPPFQLSEFGKSKLLQNLAALSPLRSQNSFINSMFESPDLRQQEKTKNGGESKSHLTLDHGPDFIFTKARPRFSGWAPIRLSPLARWELEGHMAWKVYTLREQAVPLPVRESWGMLNYLIEAQGGVPEPEKPQIQVSVPIHQSTEQSLYNKFPNCPSFQLHVNIGVESGLNRTETKISQSLIPGKQSPLGDGPQILTSRPLVTSLGTPLPKNLGADIIPEKTTGLQKEPKHVLELNIEQRVIGRLEKRIQQHKSHMTNVELTPSLPCQVTDSIKVQNIWG from the exons ATGGACAGAAGTCTTCATCAGATCTTCCAACATCTGGAATGTGCAAG atCAAGTCTTAAGAAATTATGTTTGCCTGAATCACAGGATGTGatttcttcctccacctcctctgtGCTTGTGGCTCAGAAGCCTGTTTTACCCTGTTGTGGCTGTAAGAAGGCAAAACATTCTACTAAGGACAGCAGCTCCTTTGGATCATTATGCAACAACTCCTGCCTGTCCCACCTTCCCGTCTTTTCTGAAGGAACAACCTGGCAACTCCGGAGCCATAGTTTACCTATTTTACCCAAAACCCAGTCTTCCATGTTCAGGAACAAAGGCACACCCCTGCCTCCTTTTCAGCTCTCAGAGTTTGGGAAATCAAAACTTTTACAGAATTTGGCAGCTCTTTCACCCTTAAGATCCCAAAACTCTTTTATCAACTCTATGTTTGAATCCCCAGATCTCCgccaacaagaaaaaacaaagaatgggggagagagcaagagtcaTTTGACATTGGATCATGGGccagattttattttcaccaaGGCAAGACCACGATTCTCGGGGTGGGCTCCAATCCGGCTTTCTCCTTTAGCTAGGTGGGAGTTAGAGGGACATATGGCTTGGAAGGTTTATACTTTGAGGGAACAAGCAGTGCCTCTGCCTGTGAGGGAATCATGGGGAATGCTGAATTATTTAATTGAGGCACAAGGAGGAGTTCCTGAACCAGAGAAACCTCAAATCCAGGTATCTGTGCCCATTCATCAAAGCACTGAACAAAGTCTCTACAATAAATTCCCAAACTGTCCATCATTTCAGCTCCATGTGAATATTGGAGTGGAATCTGGATTaaatagaacagaaacaaaaatttcacagTCACTTATCCCAGGTAAGCAGTCACCACTTGGGGATGGCCCCCAAATCCTTACATCCAGGCCCTTAGTTACATCATTGGGCACTCCACTTCCCAAAAATTTAGGAGCTGACATAATTCCAGAGAAAACCACTGGACTGCAGAAGGAGCCAAAACATGTCCTAGAACTTAATATAGAACAGAGGGTCATAGGTCGTCTGGAAAAAAGGATTCAGCAGCATAAGTCCCACATGACTAATGTGGAATTGACCCCAAGTCTACCATGTCAAGTTACAGATAGTATAAAG GTGCAGAATATCTGGGGGTGA